Genomic DNA from Caloenas nicobarica isolate bCalNic1 chromosome 18, bCalNic1.hap1, whole genome shotgun sequence:
AAGAGGCACGTACCCTGCTCCGCCTCAGCCAGGTGCAGAGGTGGGTGTGCGGGGGGATGCAGGAGGAGTGCAGGGCCCTTCGGCACCCAACCGCATCCTCCCGACTATCTGCCCTACAGCATCACCTCCGTCTTCTTTGGCGGTggcacccccagcctggccaGCCCCCGCACCATCGCAGCGGTGCTGGAGGCCGTGGCGGGGGCTGCCCACCTCCCTGCGAGTGCCGAGGTGACGCTGGAGGCCAACCCCAGCTCCGCTAGCCCTGCACGCCTCGCTGGTTTCAGGGCAGCGGGCATCAACCGCCTCTCCATCGGCGTCCAGGTAAGAATGGCTCTCCCTGGTCCCATCCCAGCCCTTGTggccccctgtgccccccactGCCATCCTGCTCCCTCCGCAGTCGCTGGACGACGCTGAGCTGCGGCTGCTGGGCCGGGAGCACACGGCGGCAGAGGCACGGGGTGCCGTGGAGGCGGCGCGGCGGCTCTTCCCTGGCCGAACCTCCATCGACCTCCTCTTCGGGCTGCCGGGGCAGAGCCAGGACGCCTGGGCACAGGGActggcggcggcgctggggctCTGCGATGACCACATCTCCCTGTACCAGCTGACGCTGGAGCGGGGCACGGCGCTGGCAGCGCAGGTCTGGGGGGGgaccctgcctgctcctcccCAGGACCTGCTGGCCGACATGTACCAAACTGCCTGCGCCATGCTGGTGGCTGCCGGCTTCAGGCACTACGAGGTCTCCAATTTTGCAAGGAAGGTGGGGTGCTCCCCATGCTGTGTCCCCCGTGCCATGTCACCGCCCTGGCAGGCTCAGCCCCCCTCACCCCACGCGATGCTTTCCCGCAGGGCGCCCTCAGCACCCACAACCTCTCATACTGGCGGGCTGAGCAGTACATCGGCGTGGGGCCAGGTAAGCTGGGGTGACGGGGGGGAATTGTGCATGGCTgtgccccctgcaccccatcaccccccaccccaccatTGCAGGGGCACACGGGCGGTTCGTGCCGTGGGGTGAGGGCGGCCGTAGCCGGGAGGCTCGTGTCCAGACGCTGGAGCCTGATGCCTGGATGCAGGAGGTGCAGAGCCGGGGCCATGGCACCCGGAGGCGAGTGGTGCTGAGCCCCCTGGAGCAGTGAGTACGGGGGGtcccccaaccctgcaccccctcccctgccctgctgtccCACCGCTTGCCATGTGTCtgcaggctggaggagctgctcgCCCTGGGACTGCGCACGGACGAGGGCGTCACACATGAGGTGAGGAGCCACCCAAGGGGCTttcatctcccttatgaggaaagggtgagggagctgggtctcttgagcttggaggagactgaggggtgacctcattaatggttataaatatgtaaagggtgagtgtcaggaggatggagccaggctcttctcggtgacaaccaatgatatgacaaggggtaatgggttcaagctggaacacaagaggttccacttgaatatgagaagaaacttcttctcagtgagggtgccagagcctggcccaggctgcccagggaggttgtggagtctcctctgcagacattccaacccgcctggacaccttcctgtgtaacctcatctgggtgttcctgctccggtggggggattgcattggatgagctttcgaggtcccttccgacccctgacattctgggattgTGTACTAACGACCCTTTCTGTGCCTTGGGCGCAGCGCTGGGGGCAGTTCTCCCCCCAGCTCAGCCTGGAGGCCGTGTTCGGTGAACCGGGGGAGGCGCAGGatctccagcagcagggctggctgctccTGGACGGCGGGTGAGCCCCGGGGGGATCGTGGTGGCCGGGGCTCCCCCGCAGAGCCGGGGCTCAACCGCCACATGTTCCCCAGCGGCCTGCGGTGCTCGGTGCGGGGCCTGGccctgctggactccctcctgCCCGacctgctctgccagctgcagcgCCGCtgggccccgccggccgccccgggCTGGGGAGCCGGGGCCGCGCGGAGGAGCCCGACGGGGGACAGGGCCGGTGGGGAGGCCGCGGGAGTTGTAAGCGGTGGCTGTGGGGAATAAAAAGCGAGAGCTATGTGCTGGCTGAACGAGGTGTTGGGGGACAGCGACACCCGAACGTGGGAGCGACTCCCCGGGGGCGGCAGGCGGCTGCCGGGCGGGCGGTACAGGCCCCAGTGCGCGGCTCCGCGGGCCGCACTAGGCCGCAGCCGCCTTGTGCATGCGCAGGGGGCGGGGCTGCCAGCCGCGCATGCGTGCAGCGGGCGGGGTTGCCATGGCGACGGGCGCGCAGCGGCCTAACGGGATGcagcggcgcggcgggggcccgggcccggcccggcgggacCCCCGACCCGCCACCCCGCCCGGTACGGCCCGACGTGGGGTGCGggcggggcagcggcggccgggCCTCACTTGTGCCCTCGGAGCGGCCTGGGGATCCCCGGTGGGCCCGAGTCCTGCGCTGAACCCACCATGAACAGCCCCTTCCACATGCAGTGGCCTCTCCATTTGTTATTATCTTACATTCTCCACGTGTGTCAGGGAACCAGTCCCGACTGGAGGGACCTGCAGGTTATGGATAAAGTGAGAAGCAAATCCCCAGTGGGGCTGTTCTGGCTGCTAGTTTTGCAGGGGTTTTGCtatttaaaagcttattttattatttaggaGCTTCTGAAAACCCTGTGGCTCGCTGTCTGTAGCTGAGTTGTGCCTGGTGAGCTCAGGGTGGCTGTGTGGGGAGGCTTGTGcttgcagctggagcaggaaagTTTCCAGGAATTTCTTCTTCTACCTGTGGGAAGCACAGGCTGTGTTTATCTCGTCCGTTGTCTCTCATCTAGAATAAAGCATGAGACAGTTGAATCCTAGTGATTTACTTTGGTCCTTGTAGCTTCTCAGAGTTTGATTTTTTCCAATTACAAGAGATACTGAATTTAATTGTTCTGTGCAACCttaagcagaagaaacaaaacgTAGTTTAGCTGGAAATTAATAACCAGGCTGATAAGAGGAAGGCGGTGTTTCCTTGGCAGACTCAAGAGAAGGtctctgtgtcttttttcaGACAAGAAGGAAAAGGTATGTAAGCTGCCCTCAACAATCGCAGAAGAGCCTGAGCTTGTTCCGTGTGTTCTGCAAGGAGATGACATCCAGGCACCTGCAATTAAGGTGGAGGACCTGGAgaaagtatgtatttttattgataGAAATGGCTACCTTAAGTGACACTGTTCTTTTATGTGTTTAACAGAGGGTGCTGCCCATTTACTTAAACCAAAACCCACTGTGGAAGTTCAGTTCTCCTTCCATTTTGTCTGTCCTGCTTTTTATGACTTGTCAGATCATCAGATTCAGTTGCTAAAATAAAGGATTATCGATCCTTACGCAATCTTTTCAAATGGAAGGATAAGTTGTCTGCCTCTTCAAAATTACATTTCCAATTTACTGGTGTGAGAAGAGGTGTAAGGCGTTTAGTAACTATCACGGCATTTCTTCCAAAACTTGGGTTAAACTGTGTGAGTGGAAGCATTGGACACAAAGTGACACAGCAGAAAACTACTGGGAAAGTgatttaaaactctttttttctctgccttggTGATAAAGCAAAGTCCAGAAGAGTAAGACAGTCACTTAGCTGGTGTCTGCTCAGTTGTGTAATGTGCCTCTTAGGAAAGGAGCTGCCTGTACTGATACGACTTCTCTGCTTATCCTAGAAGGATAAGGTGAGTCGCTATGTACCTAATTGCACTGTGACTTTATTTCCTGAAGCTCCATGCTCCACACCTTCCCCATGATGCTGGGAGAATTCCAGTTAGGAAGATAGACCCCATTCAAAAATATCCACCcaaagagacaaagaaggcgGCACGTGTCCTCGTAGCACGTCCTGCGTTCCCAAAGGAACCCAGGGAACCACTGACTTTTTCTGGTAGGGTTAAACTTCATGTCTTATCTTTGGGTGTTGGCTTTGCTAAGCCTGGCTTTAGTGACCAGGCTCTGGgattgatttttgtgtgtgtgttgtagAACCAGGACTGTTTGGTGATGACCGTGAAGAGATTCTCCCTCATCACATTCTGGGAAGTCTCCAGGAGTTCAAGATGGAAGCCTTGGCCAGAGGAAACACTCAGGTTGGTTTGTAAAATTACGAAAACGCTGCTGTGCAGCACCTTTCTAGAGGTGGCACGTGGTGCCTACGGTACCTGTCGATGCTTTTCAGCACCTATCAGGAACAGGTCGGGCCTGACGTGTGGTTTTCCCAGCCTGGCTCTGGGTTTGCCTTCAGAAAAACTGCACCAGCAGGTTTTGGAGTCCTGTGCGCAGGATGAGGTCACGGAGGGAGGAATTACAGAGGCTTCCTCTTCCATATGTGCTGCTGCTGACGTCAGGCTTGCCAGAGAAGAGCTGGTGTTGCAGCAACATCATGGCTCGACTCTAATTACTCAGATAAATCCTTCCATTATTTCTAAGTGCGTTCCTTGTGCCCTGTTTTTATTCCTCTCAGAGTGATAAGGCAAAAGTATCATCAATCTGAAGAATTCTTTTATCCTTCCCTCTTCCATTCTCATTGTGGTGGCTCTGTGTGCATGAAGGGATTAAGttaatgtttcctttctcttcagatAGCAGATTTGATTGAGGTTTCTCGTCCAGATGTTACTGCAGCAGCTTTAAGAGAGGAACATGGAGGGGAGAAGAAGCAAAAGGTTCATCAGACCTCACGAACAGAGCACAAAGCTCTCCAGAACTGGCATCATAATATGGCAATCaggaaaaagcaggagaaatatCTAGGAGGTGAGAAAAGCTGAGACCTCATCCTGTGAAATTCTCTTTGCAGATGGGGGAGTTTGTTGGCACCACAACAAACTGTCATGGTCAGGGCCAGCCGGGGTTAATCCTGTCGCCGTTGCGGTCTAATTCCGTGTTCTCAGAGCTCCTTGTGCCACTGATGCCAGTGGCTGTGGGTGTTGGGATGTTGTGGGGCGGTGAGCTGGTGGTTCTGGCTCGGAAAAGGATTTGGTGGGGGACAGTGTAAGGGAGTTACAGGTGAACAATAGTGGTGGTAAAGGGTGTGCCCAAAAGAAGGGCAGCACCAAAaatttgttgtttcttcttcatAGAAATTCTCCAGAGGTCAGAGAATGAATTGCTGATGAGCACCTCAGATAATTACAGGCAAATCCAGGAGGAACGTGACCTCATTGACCGGAGTCTCCCTGCCCTGTTTCCCGGAAAGGTGAGAGCCCCACTTCATCTGCGTCCTGGTTGAAAGAGCCAAGACACTGGTGTTATGAGTGACATCTCTGAAGACCTGCCATTAGATATTTATCAAAGCCGTTCTAAGTCCTTCAGCCTTGTGTACAAGCAGAGCTTTCtgtgactttaaaaataaaaatattaactgtgCTGTCCATACTAGTCAGAAGAAGGTAGAGGTGTGCTGTCACCAAAGACTGTCACACACTGGGAAGTGGTGTGGGGACGTGGCACAATTGCTGTTCCAGGGACAGAAAGATCTGAGAGCTTCAGGCTCGAATTTTAGTCATTGTCTTGGAGGAAGGGGTATGGGTGAGTCAGCAGGATTATGGCAGTATcctttgttaaaataatttttttacatttatagcACTATCAAGCATTTGCATTTATATGAGATATTATTATCATTCAACCTTCATGTAGCGCTAGCTAGAAGAAAGTCTTCTATTGTCTTTGACTGCAGCCTGGTAGAAATTTTgccttgctctgcagagagtgATAATTTATGGACTTTAAACTATCCATATAAGCAGAGTTAGAGCCCTTCTTTTTAGCTTCTAATCTCAGCGAAAATAGCAGGTGGCTGTATGCCTCTGAAAGTGTCAGCAGGAGCCTTGTTTTCTGCCCTAGGGCTACCGAAGAGGAAGCGAGTTCTGGAACCAGCCTCAGCGTATTGGAGATGAGCTCACTGGCCTGACGACAACGCTGACTCAGAGAGAACGTGGCTACCCAGAGCCCATCACTCACGTGGGGAAACCCTGCACTGTCCAGATGGAAACCAGTAAGGAAGTGTCACAGAGGAGTGATTCCACAGAAATGGGGTGCAATTGTTTGGGGCgcagcagaaagaaatagagATTCCTGTGAGTACCGAGGCTCATGTTATAGTTGTCCCTTCCGACAGCGGCAGCACAAGCTACACTTCCCAGTCATTTGTTGGaccttctctttaaaaaaaccaatgaGACCAAAGTTTGGCAGAGGGTGAAATTAATAGTCTTGTGTGTATGTAGACACTGAGTTCCCGTATGGGTATTTCCACAGATCTGAAGCCTCCAAAGAGGATCGCTTTCCATCTAACCTGGGATAAGAGTCCTTTCCTGAAGCATCGACAGGAGGAGCTAAAATCTGTCCTAGAGGAGCTAGATTTTTACAAGCCGGTAGGTCAAGAGGAGCGAGGATGTTCTTTGCTTCTCATCTCTTGTCAGATGCTACGGAATAACATAAAATTGCCAAGAACTGGATCTGACAAAGCATTAGGGATCTAAAACTTAGCCCCACAGTACTCATCTTGGAAATTACCACATTTCCAAAGGGCTGCACCCATGCAGGAGTTGTGTGGCCTCCCTAAGTGTTGCATGGAGCGGTCGAGGAGCCTCAGAATAGGACCCCACACCAGCAGCATGCAGCTACCAAGACACTCACCTGAAATAATCTCCTGAAGGCCAGTAACCCctccttttaaaaactgaacaaacctcaggtttttgtttctgaaaccTGGCTCTGGGGATGAGAAACAGGTGTGAAGGAGACTTTTCCCAACCCTGTGTCATTTGTCGTGGGAAATGTCATCATCAGGGATTCTTGGGAGACCCAGAAATGGTTCCTTCCTGTGTCTCTTGAACATTTATTGGATACCACCAAAAACCATTGTAGGAGCAAGATATTTCAACTTCACTGTACTTGACTCAGTTGGCACATTTAACTGGTATTTTAACTTCCTTTCTgtataaaaagagaaattgtgaatttgtcatttttctgtaaGTCCAGGATCTGGATGGACTGGAGGTGGTCGGTAAAGGGCAGCCTTTTACATCTGTCTCAACAGAGCCTCTTCCACGTTCCACCGCTTCTGAAGAGTCTGAGACCCTGTAAGTTTTACTTcatgcagaaatgaagaattttGAGCACGCACCACCAGTCTGTAAGGGTATCCTTAGCTGTTCTTATCCAGAATGGAAAGGAGTCTCCACTAGGGCACAAGAAAATGCATATTCTAGTATTATAAGCACCAGATTTAGGAATCAAACAGTTCCTTTGTGCCTTGGGGCCTTCTGCCTAAGGAGCAAGAATCAGagaaaagtgggtttttttaagcccTTCCTCCAGTCTTCCCTCTGGCTCCAGAGTTCACCTTAGGCAGGGTTGGAGTTCTGCTCTAAATTACTTCCATCTGGTTGTCTTTTTCCAGCCCTCCACTTCCAtaatgtttgccttttttcacTGTCCTGTCCATCTGTAATGAGCACAACCCGAGGGCTTCTCCTTACTTGGTCACGTACCCTCAGCCTTCCTTAGGCAGCTATAATTCTTTAACATTCTGGCTGTCCTGTCCTCCTTGATGATGACAAGTAGGTAGCTGGAGTTTGCCACACCTGCAGGGCTCTGTCCCTAAAGAGAAGACTGTGCAAAAGCATTAGTTGGGATTATTTCTTGTAGGGTCTTGTGAATCAGCTCTGGTTCTCCCTTCTCTGAACGTGAATTTCACTCAGCGAAAACTCTGGctcttgttttctgtagcaGTGACTCCCTGAAGGAGCATCCCGATGTGGTTCCAGAAGCTGTACTGGGTCCATCTTTAGTTTTCTGTGGCCAGCCTGCTCGTTGGATTGATGGCACTGCTTCTCACAAGGTAATTGTGCACTTTTTATTGTTTAGTCAAGCTAAGTCTGCTTGAGTTCCCAAGTCACAGCTGTACAAGTGTCACTCCCAGGCCAGAGAATGAGGGATTTATTCTGAGTGTGATAGATGATCCCTGTGTTTGCTCTGGAGAGATCTAGAAACAGAAGGGGTTGCTCTGTCTGTGGTGTGAAGCTCAGATTCCCAGGCTCTCtctcaaggtcccttccaacctaaactattccatgattgTATGATAATGGCCACTTCATTGGACCTGCCTTACAAGTTCTCCTACCAAGGCTCAACCCCTTTTGTCGTATGACTTCAGGCAAGATTAAATCCTGCCAGATAGCGTAGAAATTGttatctttgtctttttcctcgTGTAGGATGATGTTGGCATCGCTGCTAGGCTCACCTTTGAGGCTTTGGCTGGTGAGAAAGCCGAAAGCTCCCTGATGGTGAGCAATGATGGCACAACTGCCATCTGGTACGACTGGCTGAGGCTGCCCCAGAAAATTCCCTCCAGAGAAACCAAATGGAGGAGGATACCGTGGTTTTACTTTGATACCAGATCAGGTACGAGAGCTGCTGATGTCTGATACCTTTGTACAGGGACCAGAGCGCAGATATTCAGGAGTTATATGAGATGTGGAATCTGACTAATGGCAGAGCAAACCTGTTGGGTGATTGTCCTTAGGAAGCCACCCTGGGCATCAAAGCTGACTCACACCAAAAGAGGTGTGCGAGGCAGATCCCTTTCCTAGGACTTAAAGGAAAGGAGGTTGTTCCTACTCTGCATGTAAATGAGTGGAATATTGAGAAGTGAATCATTTTCTGATGGCAAACGGGGCATAATCTGCCAGAGAGAGTACTGAGCTTGCTGTAAAAGCAGCATGCAGTGGAAATAACACCAGTTTGATAACATCGTGACTGGGAGTAAatctggaaggagaaaaatagctGAAGTGTGATAACCAGCTAAGCTACGGGGAAAGAGTCTCATACAGAAATAAGGACACTTGGGGTGGGGTTGGAAAAGAGTCAAGTTAACCAGATGGCTTCTTGCAGACCAGtgcattttctctcttatttcagGTGTAATTTTGCCTGGAGAAACTAGGCAGTTCGTCTTTATTTTCAAGTCAGAGAGGGCAGGCATTTTCAGTGAGTCCTGGGAATTCAGGACACATCCTCTGTTATTAGGAGGAGCTCTGCTGCAGGTGACCCTTTGGGGAATTGCTGTGTATGAGGATAAACTGGCTAACCTCAGAGAGAAACTGGAGGTAACCAAGCATGTAACTGGGTAACTGTGAGCTTTGAACTTAATAGGCAAATTCAGGATAAGGGTGGGAGTGGATGACATGGTATTTTTATTGCTATGCAATTAAGGCTGGGAGTGAGatgattatttatttacagcaCATCTGTGCATACTTGAGCAGGTTTGCTAACTAAAATGGAAGAACTCTGCAGTCTATTGTAATGTTGTTAATAAAGACATGATTGTGTCTCCTAAACTGTTCACACTGGTCCTCTAAAGAATGAATTTTCTGTTGgtaattaattcattaattacTTAGTGGGGGTGGGTTATGTTGTACATTATGATATCATTTAAGGTATAAATTGAAAATTACAGTAAGCTTTGAAAAGGGTAGTTTGGGGGAGGATTTGTAGGGTTTATTTGAAAAGCTTCTGCAAGTTTAGCTCTGCTCAGTGGGGTTTGCAGTTGTTCTTGTAACGCTATATAATGTATACATTGTGATTTACTAGCATGGGCATGAATTTGTTTGTGTCCCCCTATTTGGACCAGAGACTCACatatgtttttcttgttgtggTGCCTCAGAGTGACCTGGCTGCCCGAGTAGGTGCTGCTATAGTAAAAGAGAGTCTGAAGGAATTTCTTGTCCGAATTCGCACCCCAGAGCGCACCCCGTCTCCTGTGGATGCCTATGTCACGGAGGAAGAGTTGTTCCAGCGGAAGAATCCCAAGGTGATGTTTGCTCTTTGAAGGGGTACACAACTgaaagcagggagggaagatCCATGGGGCTGATGCATCCCTGGGTTTCCGGAGGCTGGCACAGTCTGCCCTGCTGGCTTTAACAATTAGGTTTTCAGAGGACAGGCACAGCTCATTTCGCTATTTGCCTTTTCCTCGTTATCACAGTTGCATTATCATCATAGAGTGGTACAGCAGCTGCATGAACTGTGGAGAAAGCACATGACCGTTCCTTCAGCCTTTTGGGAGAAAGCATCCTTGGGCCAGATGAGCAGTGTGGAGGACCTGTGGTACCAGGAGAGTTCTTCAGGTGTTctctctgctcagagcagcatcACAGAGGCCTCAGGTTGGAAGAGCATGCTAGTGGAGTCTCCAAGTCAAATGATGAACATGGAACAGGAAGAACCAGGCCCTTCAGGATGGAACCTTTCCATCGAGGACTTTAAGCAGGTAGTCACCCTGTTCCCTTTAGTGCTGTGACAAGCTGATGGTGTTTTCATTTCCCTACAAATAGCCTGGCCTACCCCAGTGTGAGACCACCCAAAGATCTGCTTCCGGTGCGCTGTTAGAGATGATTCATGATGTGTGTCCCAGAAAAGTGCTTCAGCTCTGCTCACCACACCCTCAGCGCTCTTGTAAAGAGATTCCCAAGAGAGACTTGGAGGGCTGTTgtgtgaagaagaaaagacaacCATACAATGTCATagatattttaaactttttcccCATTAGCTTTCTGTCATCCCAGGACTGAATGCGGGGGGGGCAGACTAATCCTATGGCCTCCTGCGGCTTCCCCAGGGGCTCCTCTCCTTGGAGAGTCCTTCATATTTGTCAGAGCACTAAGGGGCACTCCTGACAGGCTGTGGATAAAGTAC
This window encodes:
- the MYCBPAP gene encoding MYCBP-associated protein encodes the protein MEALARGNTQIADLIEVSRPDVTAAALREEHGGEKKQKVHQTSRTEHKALQNWHHNMAIRKKQEKYLGEILQRSENELLMSTSDNYRQIQEERDLIDRSLPALFPGKGYRRGSEFWNQPQRIGDELTGLTTTLTQRERGYPEPITHVGKPCTVQMETNLKPPKRIAFHLTWDKSPFLKHRQEELKSVLEELDFYKPDLDGLEVVGKGQPFTSVSTEPLPRSTASEESETLSDSLKEHPDVVPEAVLGPSLVFCGQPARWIDGTASHKDDVGIAARLTFEALAGEKAESSLMVSNDGTTAIWYDWLRLPQKIPSRETKWRRIPWFYFDTRSGVILPGETRQFVFIFKSERAGIFSESWEFRTHPLLLGGALLQVTLWGIAVYEDKLANLREKLESDLAARVGAAIVKESLKEFLVRIRTPERTPSPVDAYVTEEELFQRKNPKLHYHHRVVQQLHELWRKHMTVPSAFWEKASLGQMSSVEDLWYQESSSGVLSAQSSITEASGWKSMLVESPSQMMNMEQEEPGPSGWNLSIEDFKQAIKSIPKDKQREAALAQLNQAVLELCVPRRPIQSDLTQSDLFYPICLQLWRETIDGLVSQSMRLRSLLGLPENNTYADTVPEETVEPRLSIKEGKEDKIMTKKVSVGGKDKEAKKRTTKAAGKEKEERPNSRKLKVKDEKRQKSSISSQDGRVEAQSVEGVTTEREPSQVQIDPVLFGTYQEKLYVHVYGLLQSMVIKMISLFEDLETKKVP
- the RSAD1 gene encoding radical S-adenosyl methionine domain-containing protein 1, mitochondrial is translated as MAIRGWRPVAAAAVAAARPGGGGPGRGPGAGPAWGAAPEPVPEPAAPATAALYVHWPYCRKRCSYCNFNKYVVPAVDESAVGACLVQEARTLLRLSQVQSITSVFFGGGTPSLASPRTIAAVLEAVAGAAHLPASAEVTLEANPSSASPARLAGFRAAGINRLSIGVQSLDDAELRLLGREHTAAEARGAVEAARRLFPGRTSIDLLFGLPGQSQDAWAQGLAAALGLCDDHISLYQLTLERGTALAAQVWGGTLPAPPQDLLADMYQTACAMLVAAGFRHYEVSNFARKGALSTHNLSYWRAEQYIGVGPGAHGRFVPWGEGGRSREARVQTLEPDAWMQEVQSRGHGTRRRVVLSPLEQLEELLALGLRTDEGVTHERWGQFSPQLSLEAVFGEPGEAQDLQQQGWLLLDGGGLRCSVRGLALLDSLLPDLLCQLQRRWAPPAAPGWGAGAARRSPTGDRAGGEAAGVVSGGCGE